Below is a genomic region from Microbulbifer sp. ALW1.
ATCGAAAACGGCGCCGCGCCCAAAATGGCAGAGCGCACCGCAGAGGTAACGGCTGATGCGCTATCCCAGGAGTCTGCTGGTGACCATCACCTGGGAATGGCGCAGCTGATCGCGTTTCACCCAGTGCTGCTGGAAACCATGGGTAGTGACCTGCCAACAATCAGTGCCATGCACAAATATATGTCCTTCTATCTCAGCTTTGCCGATGATGCTGCTGCGGTCAGTATCAACTGACCACCATCACGGGTTTTTGACAGACTCTGCGACTACCGGTGGATTTCCGCGCCCTTGTATTACACCCAACGGCTGTTTAACATCCAGCCTCGGTTTGCCGCGGTGACTGGCTAAACTGATTTATCCCTCCTGATTTTTCACCGAGCGTCCTGGGTTTTTCATGTTGATCGAGCTGTACCATAAGTTTGCGGACAACAAGCTGGTATTGAGCCTGCTGCTCATTGCCACGGTAATTCTGTTGCGCTTCCTGCTGACGCTTCTGTTCAAGAAGTCCGGCTGGGCGCGCCAGGATGTTCGGCGCCGAATTCACATGGTGCACAACTTCAGCAACCTGCTGATGGTGATCAGTCTTTTTGCAATCTGGGTTTCTGAATTACGGGATTTTGCGCTGTCGATCGCAGCGTTTTCGGTGGCCATTGTCATTGCGCTGCGGGATGTAGTCGCTTGCCTTGTGGGAGGGCTCTACCAGGCCAGCATGCGCTCTTTCACCATTGGCGACTGGGTGCGGATTGGTGACCAGTTTGGCGAGGTCATCGACAACAACTGGCTGAGCACCACCCTGCTGGAAATTGATCCGCACGGCCTCGGTAACGGCTATACCGGTACCACCCTGTACGTACCCAACAACGTGTTCTTCACCCAACCGGTGAAAAACCTGAATTTCATGCGCCGCTACATTGAGCATACTTTTGCCATCGTGCGTGAGAACAAGGGCGAAAATCCATTTGCCATCAAGCCCTACATCACCGAGCGCGTGCTGGAGCACTGCGAATCCTTCAAGGATGTGGCCGAACGCTACTGCAAATTGATCGAGAGTCGTATGGGCGTTGATCTGGCTGGCACCGAACCGAAAATCAAATTCAGCACCAGCGAACTTGGACACGACGTTTTGACGATCACCCTGTTCTGCCCTCGTGAAGAGGCGACGAATATCGAACAGAAGGTTACCGAGGACTTTTACCAGTTCTGGTATGGGGCCAAGGCTGGCCCTACAGGTGGCGCTTCAGAGCCAGTCGAAGAACCCGTTTAAGCTCAAGAGTCTAGATCGGAGCTGCCACGTGCGGCTCCATCTTTCCCGTCCGCCTCAGATGCTGTCTTCGCGTAGCCTTTCGACAGCTGGCGCAAGGTGCGCATCTGATCGCCGAAATTGCGACAGCCTCGACACATCAGCAGATGCAATTTCAGCTGGAGTTTTTCACCCCCGTGTAATGGTCGCTCCAGCTGTTCCGAGAGCAATCGAGTGGCTTGTTTGCAGTTCATCATGCCGTGGATTCCCCTCTCGATCTTGCTGCGGACGTTTCAAACCAGCTGTTCTCCAGGCATTCACGCAAGCGCAACCTGGCGCGGTACAGAATCACATGAAGGTTACTGGTAGACAGCGACAACTGGCTGCAGATTTCCTCGGATTCCAGCTCGATAAATTCCCGCATCATAAACACCCGCGCCTGCTTTTCCGGCAAGCCATTCAAGCAGGCGTCAAATACTCGCCAGAAGTGGTCGCTCTGCACGCCCCCCTGCGGGCCATTCCAGCTGGTCGGACGCTCTGCCCGGTGCCAGTGACCATTGGTTTTAAACAGGGCATCCATAAATTGTTGCTCCCGCTGCTCCTCGTCGCCGAGCTGACTGGAGGCAATAACCCGCTGACGGTAGCGCAGGGCATCGGCAATTTTGAATTTGAGAATCGAGAAGACCCAGGTTTTCAGGGCCGACTGGCGGGCAAAGGACTCGATATTTTTCAGCGCCCCGGCTAGCGCTTCCTGCACCGCATCTTCCGCTTGATCGTCATCGCGCAGCTGCAGGCGCGCAAATTTGAGCATCTGAGCACGTAATTCCGCCAGAAACTGCGGATCAACCAGCTGTTCTTCTACGGTGGCGCCAGAGGGACCAGAAACAGCGGCGTCACGCTCGACACCGGAGCTTCCCTCTTCCACGAAACTGTCACTGCCCTCTGAATCACTCATATTGCCGTTTTCTATACTTGCTCGTTATTAGTCGCGGTTCAGGCCGCATACTTACAGACTCCAATGAAAAGGTATAGAGCGCCCTTACCGAACTACGGCTGCAACGCAGTGTCCTGTGTCTGCACTGCGCGTTCCAGCTGCACCAGTTGACCTTTCAGCTCCGCCTTTTCCTGAAGCGCCTGTTGGTGTTCCATACGCAGTGACGTCAAGTTCTCGCGCAACCGCTTAATCTCGATTTCCAGTTTACTGCACGCTTGGCGCTGCAGCTCGGAATCCCGGGTACAGGCCGCATTGCTGCTCGACAGACCGGCAACCTGATCTCTCAGCTGCGCGATTTCCGCGGCACTTTCCTGCAATTTAATCGCCTGCGCGTTATGGTGCTGCCGCATTGAGTCAAGTTCCGCGCGCTCGGCAGTGAGCGCCTGTTGCGCCAGCTGCAGTTCTGAAGCCTGCGCTGCGCTGCGAGAACCCAGCTCCGCAAACTGCTGTTCACGTTCATCAAGGCGTCGCCCGGCAACGGATAGCTGCTCATTCAGATGGGCGATCTGCCCGTTCAGTTGCGCGGTGCTCTGGCGAAACTGGTCCCGCTCCTGCTGGCGATCATCGGCGATTCGCTGCTGAAAAAACTCGAAGTGCTCTCTTACCGTACGATTCTCCTGCTTGAGTTCATCGACGCTATTGCGGAGTTCGGCAATCCGCACGCCCGCCTCCTCTCGCTGAAATTCACTTTTAGCCAGAGCTGCTCGCGATTCATCCAGAGATTTGTGTAATTCCCGATTGCTTTCTTCAGAGCTACCCAGCTTTTGTTCCAGCTCCTGCAGGCTGGCGCTACGCTCCGCGAGAACTACTCGCGCCTCCACAAGTTCTGCCCGCACAAGTTCCAGCGCTTCCTCGGATTCTTCACGTACGGTATCTATTCTGCGATCAGCATCGTCTTGAATACGCTGTTGCAGACCCTTTAACGCATCCACCAGATCTTTCGGCAGACCGCCAATTTCACTTTGGGCATTGCCCGTTTCCGCTTTCCAGCGCTTCAGCAAGGGCGCAATCGTGCTTTTGCTACCGGTACCCAGCTCCTCCCGCACGCGATCGACGGTTGGCTCTTCGCCGCGCTGCTTGATGGTGTCTGCTGCCTGGACGATATCGAAATAGTTGACGCCTGTACGTGCCATTTTGGTTCCTTGTCGGCCGAACTGGCCGATTCCTTTATTCTCGGTTTCGGTTAATTTCGTACTGTATTACGTGTTACGTAATAATGCATAATTTTTTCTTTTTTGCTCACCTTTTAACATCGAATTTCTAACCCACGATAATTAAACTTATCGTGGGTTATGTTTTCTTAGTGTGAGAAAATGCCCGCCTCACCAGTACAGAATCCAACTTTTGGACACGACCCTGGATATGGAAAAGTCTCCTCTCGAACTGCCAAGCCTCGAATCGCCAAGCCTTGAATCCGCCCGACTCGATACGCCGGAACCCCGCAAGCAACTGCCCAGGGAAACCGTGCAGGCGTACCTGAATGCCGCCACCTCAGAAAGCACCCGCAAGGCGTACCGTTCCGCAATTCGGCAGTTCGAGAAATGGGGCGGACGGCTACCCACGGACAGCGAAACCTTGACCCAATACCTGCTTGGCCGCGCGCAAACACTGAACCCACGGACTCTTGATTTACACCTGACCGCTATCGGGCAGTGGCACCGCTACCAGGGCATCGCAAACCCGGCCCAGGAACCGCTGGTGCAGAAAACCATGAACGGCATCCGCCGCATTCACGCCAAGCCCAAACAAAAGGCAAAGGCCCTGCGGCTGGAGCACATCGCGCAAATGGCCAGCCACCTGCGCGCACGCACGGACAGCAGGAAAAAGTATCGGGACCTGGCATTGATCCTGGTGGGATTCTTCGGAGCATTTCGACGCAGCGAGCTGGTCGCGATTCGGGTTGAAGATCTGATATGGGAGGAGGATGGCCTGATTGTGCATTTGCCGCGATCAAAGACAGACCAGACGGGCCAAGGCATGCAGCGCGCCCTCCCTTTTGGCGACAAATCGGTGTGCCCGGCATCCGCCCTCAGAGATTGGTTGGCGGCAGCCGATATGACGGAAGGACCCGTATTCTGTGCGGTAAACCGCTGGGATCAGGTTCAGCGCAAGCCACTCAACCCAGGCGCAATCAATCAGCTACTGAAGCAACTGGGCGCTGAGTGTGGCTTTGACTTTATTGGCAACCTGAGCAGCCACAGCTTCCGCCGAGGGCTATCCACCTCCGCGGCACGTGAAAAGGTAGATTTTGAATTGATCAAAAAGCAAGGCGGCTGGAAGAGTGATGCAACGGTTTGGGAGTACATCGAAGAGGGGCAGCGGCTGACCGACAATGCCGCAACCGCGCTAATGGAAAAAATGGCCGCAATCAGCGCTGATTCTGCCGGGCCGGTCGATGACGACAAACATCAAAGCTAGAGAGTTTGGCAACTACCTAATGATCCAAAAATCAAACAAGGAAACTGGCCAGGAAAATCACAACCCCGTATACAGCGACACCGGCCAACACTGGCCACCCCAGTGATCTGGTTTTCTCCCAGACCACCATCGTTACCAGTACGCCGAATACTGTCGCCAGGCCCGACGCCAAACTGAGCTTGCTCGGCACCAGTGACACGCCAAACATGGCCGCGATCATAAGCGGCCCGAGCACACTGAGCCAGGTTGGCATGGCCTCCAGGGTATTCTTGGTGCTGCGCCGCAGCAGATGGCGCCGCATCCACACTAACGGAAGTGCGCGCATCAGGTAGGTCCCGATCGCCGCGGCAATCAACGCCGCCCAGAGGTCAACGCCCATTCCAGTCCCCAGCTCGCTCGCTAGTCCTGTGTCCACTCTACTTCCCTCTTAATATGGCTACTTGAGTGCGCCCAACCCGAAAAAGACCACAGCGCCGGCAATCGCAGCAACCGGAATCGCCGCATTCGTCATGCCATTCAGTGAAAAGACCAGCGCAACCACCACAGTACTACCGAGCGCAAGCGACCAAAGTCGGGAGGTAAACCGAGGTGCCAACAGCACCAGGAAAAGCGCCGGCAAGGCAAATGGCATCACCTCGGCAAATAACGGCCATTGTTGTGTCAGTTCCTTACCCGCTACAGCCCCAAGCGCAGTGCCACCAATCCAGCTGAACCAGGCCAGCAAGCTACTACCGAAGAACCAGCCAACTCGCTCGTCCGGGGCGAGTTGCGGCAAGCGCGTATGCGCCAGAGCGAAGATTTGATCCGTAAGTCCGTGCATCAGCCAGGGCCACCAGCGGCTACCGGTCAGCCAGGGAACCAGATTGGGCCCATAAATGACATGGCGCGCATTAATCAGCAGCGTCATCACTACCACAAACCACAGAGGAGCACCGGAGGCGACCATGGCGACAAACAGGAACTGGGAGGCACCGGCGTAAATCAGCACGGAGATGGCGACGGCTTCCCAGCTACTGAATCCGGACTGGACGGCAATAAGCCCAAAAGAAATCGCCACCGGAATATAACCGCCCAGCAAAGGAATGGATTCGCGTACCCCCATCAGCCACGGGCGATTGTTGCTAGTCTCAGCCTGTAAGTTCACAGCGTTTCTTCTCCGCGAGCAGCGTAAACGATCGTAACCAGCAGCGTGGCCCAGGCATCTCCGGTTCGATAGAGGTGAGGATGATCGGCCGGGAAACTATGACTCTCACCCGGGCCCAGTAGTCTGGTATGCCCCTCGAGACCGGCTTCCAGCACACCACTGATGACCATTACCGATTCTGTCGCGCCAGGTGTATGCGTTTCGGCAACACGCAACGTCTGCGGCGCACATGACATCCAGTAGGC
It encodes:
- a CDS encoding DNA-binding protein, with protein sequence MARTGVNYFDIVQAADTIKQRGEEPTVDRVREELGTGSKSTIAPLLKRWKAETGNAQSEIGGLPKDLVDALKGLQQRIQDDADRRIDTVREESEEALELVRAELVEARVVLAERSASLQELEQKLGSSEESNRELHKSLDESRAALAKSEFQREEAGVRIAELRNSVDELKQENRTVREHFEFFQQRIADDRQQERDQFRQSTAQLNGQIAHLNEQLSVAGRRLDEREQQFAELGSRSAAQASELQLAQQALTAERAELDSMRQHHNAQAIKLQESAAEIAQLRDQVAGLSSSNAACTRDSELQRQACSKLEIEIKRLRENLTSLRMEHQQALQEKAELKGQLVQLERAVQTQDTALQP
- a CDS encoding zf-HC2 domain-containing protein, whose amino-acid sequence is MMNCKQATRLLSEQLERPLHGGEKLQLKLHLLMCRGCRNFGDQMRTLRQLSKGYAKTASEADGKDGAARGSSDLDS
- a CDS encoding AzlC family ABC transporter permease, whose translation is MNLQAETSNNRPWLMGVRESIPLLGGYIPVAISFGLIAVQSGFSSWEAVAISVLIYAGASQFLFVAMVASGAPLWFVVVMTLLINARHVIYGPNLVPWLTGSRWWPWLMHGLTDQIFALAHTRLPQLAPDERVGWFFGSSLLAWFSWIGGTALGAVAGKELTQQWPLFAEVMPFALPALFLVLLAPRFTSRLWSLALGSTVVVALVFSLNGMTNAAIPVAAIAGAVVFFGLGALK
- a CDS encoding tyrosine-type recombinase/integrase, which produces MEKSPLELPSLESPSLESARLDTPEPRKQLPRETVQAYLNAATSESTRKAYRSAIRQFEKWGGRLPTDSETLTQYLLGRAQTLNPRTLDLHLTAIGQWHRYQGIANPAQEPLVQKTMNGIRRIHAKPKQKAKALRLEHIAQMASHLRARTDSRKKYRDLALILVGFFGAFRRSELVAIRVEDLIWEEDGLIVHLPRSKTDQTGQGMQRALPFGDKSVCPASALRDWLAAADMTEGPVFCAVNRWDQVQRKPLNPGAINQLLKQLGAECGFDFIGNLSSHSFRRGLSTSAAREKVDFELIKKQGGWKSDATVWEYIEEGQRLTDNAATALMEKMAAISADSAGPVDDDKHQS
- a CDS encoding AzlD domain-containing protein; translation: MDTGLASELGTGMGVDLWAALIAAAIGTYLMRALPLVWMRRHLLRRSTKNTLEAMPTWLSVLGPLMIAAMFGVSLVPSKLSLASGLATVFGVLVTMVVWEKTRSLGWPVLAGVAVYGVVIFLASFLV
- a CDS encoding RNA polymerase factor sigma-70, producing the protein MSDSEGSDSFVEEGSSGVERDAAVSGPSGATVEEQLVDPQFLAELRAQMLKFARLQLRDDDQAEDAVQEALAGALKNIESFARQSALKTWVFSILKFKIADALRYRQRVIASSQLGDEEQREQQFMDALFKTNGHWHRAERPTSWNGPQGGVQSDHFWRVFDACLNGLPEKQARVFMMREFIELESEEICSQLSLSTSNLHVILYRARLRLRECLENSWFETSAARSRGESTA
- a CDS encoding mechanosensitive ion channel family protein, translated to MLIELYHKFADNKLVLSLLLIATVILLRFLLTLLFKKSGWARQDVRRRIHMVHNFSNLLMVISLFAIWVSELRDFALSIAAFSVAIVIALRDVVACLVGGLYQASMRSFTIGDWVRIGDQFGEVIDNNWLSTTLLEIDPHGLGNGYTGTTLYVPNNVFFTQPVKNLNFMRRYIEHTFAIVRENKGENPFAIKPYITERVLEHCESFKDVAERYCKLIESRMGVDLAGTEPKIKFSTSELGHDVLTITLFCPREEATNIEQKVTEDFYQFWYGAKAGPTGGASEPVEEPV